Part of the Propionimicrobium sp. PCR01-08-3 genome, TATGCCCCTGGATCTTCAGGTTGAAGCCGCCATCGAAATCCATCAGCACGCTGTTCAGGTCGACACAACCGTCGGGCATGCCCTCCCAATAGGGCGAATCCTCGGTGAGCTCGTGCGACAGTTCGACCCAGCGATGCTGCTTCAGCTGCTCGAGTACCGGCCACAGGCTTGACATGGGCATCTCTCCTCATTGCTCGTGGTTGCTCTGCTCGTGTTTGCTCTGCACAGGCTAGCGGGATGCACGTCGGCACATCGCAGCTGCTTTCTACAAGCGAACACCGTTGGCCGCGCCCCGGCAAAGGAGGATAATAGCCACATATCTGATCCACATTCTGGCTACAAGGGGTCTGAGATGGGTGTAGGTATTCGCGAATTGCGGGATGGGCTGAGTCGGCATCTGAAGTCGGTGCGGGAGGGGCACACGATCACGGTCACCGATCATGGTCGTCCGATTGCGCGGATCGTCCCCGCTGATGGGCCGACGGTGCTTGAGCTGATGATCGCTGAGGGCGTGGTCACTCCGGCCCGGGCACCGCGGCGCCCGCTTCCTGAGCCGATCAAGACGGCCGGCCCGGTAAGTGACCTCATCTCGGAACAGCGAAGATGATCGCATATTTGGACTCGTCCGCGATCATCCCGATCATCATCAGTGAGCCGTCGAGCGAATTGTGCCGGAGAATCTGGAGCGACGCCGACCAGCTGCTCAGCTCACAGCTGTCGTACGTCGAAGTCGCGGCGGCTTTGGCTATGGCGGAGCGCCAGGGACGTATTACATCGGACGAGTTCGAACACGCGTGGGCGGACTTTACGCTTCGGTGGGCCGAAGTCGGTGTTATCGCGGTATCGGCGGGGTTCGTTGTCAGGGCTGCACGTGTTGCCCGTTCGCACGCGCTACGCGGATATGACGCGGTGCATTGCACGATGGCGCTCGCCCTCAATGATGCTGACCTGGTGGCGGTCAGCGGAGATAAGGAGCTATTGCGCGCGTGGGATGAACTCGGAGTTGCGACAGCAGACACCAATCGGGCGCGGTAGAAACCCTGCCGAGTCTTGCGTCCGTCTGTGGGGCGCCGGGGGATGCCGGTTGCGGGATGCGAGAGAATAGGGCTCATGCCTGAGTCGATGCCTGCTCTTTCGCCCGAGATCGCGTCCAAGCTGAAGCGCAACGCCGACGGCTTGGTGCCTGCCGTGGTGCAGGACGCCACCAGCGGGCGGGTGCTCATGATGGCGTGGATGAGCGACGATTCGCTCGCTCTCACCTTGCAGACCAGGCAGGCGACCTACTGGTCGCGCAGCCGTCAGGAATTGTGGCGCAAGGGTGCGACCAGCGGCAACACCCAGCAGGTGCGTGAACTGTCCAGCGACTGCGACGGCGACACTCTCCTGATGATCGTCGACCAGCAGGGCCCCGCCTGCCACACCGGCGCCGAGAGCTGTTTTGATGCCGGAGGTGTGCTTCTAGCCGACGACTCGACAGGTGCTTCCGGAGCCGAGATTGACCAGGCCGGCCACCACCGAACCGGTGAGGCTGCCGAATGAGTCTCGACGAGGCCGACATTCACCCGAGCCGTGACGAGTTCGTCGCCGCCGCCGACCGCCGGGTGATCAGCGTCTACGCGAAACTGCTGGCCGACGACATCACCCCGGTCGGAGCGTTCCGGCAACTGTGCGGCGACCGGCCCGGCACGTTCTTGTTCGAGTCGGCCGAGCAGGGCACCTGGTCGCGGTGGTCGTTCATCGGCGTCAACAATGTCGCGACGCTCTACGGCGACCATGGCGAATCGGAGTGGATCGTCAACACCGATCGTCCGATCGCGGGCCTGCCCGCCACCGGACGACCACTCGAAGTCTTGGACGAAACCCTGCGGCTGCTGCACACCCCACGCGACCCAAAGTTGCCGCCGTTCACCTCCGGAATGGTCGGCTACCTGGGATACGAACTGGTACGTGAACGGGAAAACATCCCCGACTCGAATCCGGACGACATCGGCGTGCCAGAGATGGTGATGATGCTGGCCGGAGACCTCGCCGTGCTCGACCATCACACCGGCGAGATCTGGCTGATCGCCAACGCCATCAACTTCGACGCGTCGGCCGAGCATGCCGACCGAGCCTGGCAGGACGCGGCAGACCGCGTCCGAACGATGGCCGAGCAGCTGGCCGAACCCCATCAGCCGATGGCCACCGTGCGAAGCAATGTCGACCCCGCCCCGGCGAAGCGCCAACGCAGCCACGACGAGTTCGTGGCGATGGTGGAGGCCGCCAAGGAACACATCCGCGCCGGCGACATCTTTCAGGTGGTGCCCAGCCAGCGATTCGAAATCGACACCACCACCGCCGACGCGCTGGCGATCTACCGCGAGCTGCGCACCTCGAACCCGAGCCCCTACCTGTATCTGCTGCAACTCGAACGGAGCGGCAAGCGGTTCGCGCTGGTCGGATCCAGCCCGGAGGCCCTGGTCACCGTCAAGGACGGCCTGGCCACCACCCGCCCGATCGCCGGCACCCGGCCACGCGGCGCGAACCCCACCGAGGATCTCGCCTTGGAGACCGAACTGCTGGCCGACGAGAAGGAACGCGCCGAGCACCTGATGCTGGTCGACCTGGGCCGCAACGATCTCGGGCGGGTGTGCGAGCCGGGCACCGTCGAGGTCACCGAATTCATGCACGTGCATCGCTACTCGCACGTCATGCACCTGGAGGCCAGCGTGGTCGGAAAGATCAAACCGAACCTGAGCGCGCTCGACGTCACCATGTCATGTTTTCCGGCAGGAACGTTGTCGGGAGCCCCGAAGGTTCGGGCGATGCAGATCATCGACGAATTGGAGACCAGCCGCCGCGGCCCGTACGGGGGAGTGATCGGATACTTTGACTTCACCGGCGACTCGGACGCAGCCATCGCGATCCGCACCGCGCTGATCACCGACGGCAAAGCGTATGTGCAAGCCGGAGCCGGAATCGTGGCGGACTCGGTGCCGGACAGCGAAGATCTGGAGACCCGGAACAAGGCGGCGGCCGTGATCGGCGCCGTCTCGCGGGCGTCCGGCCATCGGGTTTTGTCAGTGCCAGCAGGTAGCGTCGATGCACGAAAGGGGGACCACGCATGACCACCGTGCTCGATGACATCATTGCCGGCGTCCGGGAAGACCTGGCCGCTCGCGAGGCCCAGACATCGCTCGATGAGGTGATCGCTGCGGTGGAGGGCGCACCTGCGGTTCGTGATCCGATGCCCGCCTTCAGAGCGTCCGGCCTGTCGGTGATCTGCGAGGTCAAGCGGTCCAGCCCGTCCAAGGGGGCGCTGGCCGAGATCGATGATCCTGCCGTGCTGGCGCTGGCCTACGCCGGGGGAGGTGCCGCCGCGATTTCGGTGCTGACCGAGCAACGCAGATTCGGTGGCTCCCTCGACGATCTTGATCTGGTGCGTTGGCGGGTCGACCAGCCGCTGCTGCGCAAGGACTTCATGGTCGAGCCGTACCAGATATATGAGGCCAGGGCCCATGGCGCCGACCTGATCCTGCTGATCGTGGCCGCCCTCGACGACGCGAAGCTCCGCGAGCTCTATGACGTCGCCACCGGTCTGGGACTCACTCGGCTGGTCGAGGTGCACACCCCGGACGAGGCCAAGCGGGCCGTAGATCTGGGTGCCGAGCTGATCGGGGTGAACAACCGCAACTTGAAGACACTCGACGTCGACCTGGCACGGTTCGAGCAGATCGCCGAATCGATTCCGGGCGGCATTGTCAAGGTCGCCGAGTCAGGCATCAAGTCACCGGTCGATGCGGCACGGGTGACCTCCGCCGGCGCCGACGCCATCCTGGTCGGCGAGGCGCTGGTGACCGAAGCGAATCCGGGTGCCATGATCGCCGCCATGATCGCTGCAGGCAGCCGATGATGGGTACCTCACCGGGCACCCTGCCTCACTGGGCCGGGCGCCTGAGCTCAGCCATGAATCTCTCTTCGAACGCACAAGCCGTTTCGGGCGATCCGCGTTCGGTCACGACAATATTTCAGGATCACCATGAAACTCTCTGACTATCCGGACTCCCGCGGACACTTCGACGACTTCGGGGGCAGATACGTGCCCGAAGCATTGGCTCCCGCCTTGCAGCAGCTGAACCAGGAGTTCAACGATGCGCAGGCCGACGCCGGTTTTCTGGCCGAGTTGCACGATCTGCAGGTCAACTACGCCGGACGCCCGAGCCCGCTGACCGAAGCGAAGCGCTTCAGCGAACACTGCGGCGGCGCGACGATCCTGCTCAAGCGGGAAGATCTCAATCACACCGGCTCCCACAAGATCAACAACGTCTTGGGCCAGGGATTGCTGGCCCGCAGGATGGGCAAGACCCGGCTGATCGCCGAAACCGGGGCAGGCCAGCACGGTGTCGCCACAGCGACCATCGCCGCACTGTTCGGCATGGAATGCCGCATCTACATGGGCAAGGTCGACACCGAGCGGCAGGCACTCAACGTGGCCCGCATGCAACTGCTCGGCTCCGAGGTGGTCGCGGTCGCGGCGGGCAGTGCGACCCTCAAGGACGCTATGAATGAGGCGATGCGGGACTGGGTGACCAACGTCGAGAACACTCACTACCTGATCGGTACGGTGTCGGGCCCGGATCCGTTCCCGAAGATCGTCCGCGAGTTTCAGCGCATCATCTCCACCGAGACCAAGGCGACCATGTTGGAGCGCTATGGCAGGCTGCCCGACGCGGTCTGCGCCTGCGTGGGCGGGGGCTCGAATGCGATGGGCATGTTCGCCGACTTCATCGACGATCCCGAGGTGGGGCTGTACGGCTTCGAGGCCGGCGGCGACGGCGTCGAGACCGGACGTCACGCCGCGTCCATCAACGGTGGCTCGCTCGGCGTGCTGCACGGCACCAAGACCTATATCTTGCAGGACGACGACGGCCAGACCATCGAATCGCATTCGATCTCGGCAGGCCTCGACTATCCCGGGGTGGGTCCCCAGCACGCACAACTCGCCAAGAGCGGCCGCGCCCACTACGAGCCGGTGACCGACGCCGAGGCGATGGACGCCTTCAAGCTGCTGTGCCGCACCGAAGGCATCATGCCGGCCATCGAGTCGGCCCATGCGGTTGCCGGTGCACGCAGACTCGCCCTGCGGCAGATCGAAGAGAACCCTGGATCGAAGCCGGTGCTCGTCATCAACATCTCGGGGCGCGGCGATAAGGATGTCGACACCGCGATGAAGTACTTCGGCATTCGCGGCGAAGCCGATCAGTCGACGGGAGACCTGAAGTGAACGCGCAGGCGACGACACCTGACCCACGGCTCGGTATCTCCGGCAAGCGGGTGCGGGCTGCAAATGACTCAGGCCGTGCAGCACTGGTCGGCTACCTGCCGGTCGGTTACCCCGATGTGCCGGGCTCGCTGGACGCGATGCGGGCTTTGGTGGAGGGAACCGACGGTGTGGGCGTCGATCTGGTCGAGATCGGCATGCCCTACTCCGATCCGATGATGGATGGCCTGGTCATTCAGCACGCCACCACCAAGGCGTTGGAGCGCGGGGTACGTACCCGTGATCTGTTCAGCGCAGTTGAGACCGTCGCCACCGCAGGGGCCGTGCCGATGGTGATGATCTACTGGAACCTCGTGCTCCGCCACGGCGTCGACGCCTTCGCTCGCGACCTCGCGGCAGCCGGCGGGGCCGGTCTGATCACCCCCGATCTCACTCCGGACGAGGCCGGCGAGTGGATGGCGGCCTCCGACGCGCACGGTCTCGACCGGGTCTTCTTGATCGCGCCGAGCTCGTCGGATGAACGCATCACGAAGGTGATGGGAGCCTGCCGTGGCTGGGTCTACGCCACCTCGGTCATGGGGGTGACCGGTGCTCGCGACCACACCTCGGATGCCGCCCCGGTGATCGTGCGGCGGGCACGTGAACTCGATCCGAGCCTGCCGGTCGGGGTGGGGCTCGGGGTCTCCAACGGAGACCAGGCCGCAGAAGTTGCCGGTTTCGCCGACTCGGTGATCGTCGGGTCCGCGCTGGTCAGCTGCCTGATCGACGCCGAAGATCGGGGCAGCAGTGATCTTCGTCCGCTTCGGGAAAAGGTCGCCGATCTGGCGGCCGGAGTACGCCGGGCGGACAGATGACTCCGCTCCAGATTCCGGCACCGCCGTCCAGCGGAATCAGCCTGGGCGGATTCACGCTGCATTACTACGCCCTGTGCGTGCTGGCCGGCATCATCGTGGCCGTGCTGATGGGACGTACGCGGTTCGTCCGGCGGGGCGGCAGCCCCGATCGATTCGATTCGGCCGCATTCATCATCGTCATCACCGGAATCATCGGGGCGCGGGCCTATCACGTCATCACCGACCACCAGCTGTACTTCGGGCCGGGCCGCGATCCGTGGCAGGCTCTCAACATCCGTGCCGGGGGATTGGGCATCTGGGGTGGTGTGATGGTCGGCGCTCTGGCGTCCTGGCTGATCTGCCGCCGGCACAAGCTCGACTTCGGATCGTTCGCCGACACCCTGGCACCGGGGCTGTTCTTTGCCCAGGCAATCGGACGCCTCGGCAACTGGTTCAACCAAGAACTCTTCGGACGCCCCACCGATCTGCCCTGGGGGCTCTATGTCGACTCGGCCCACCGGCCGGACGGCTACCGCGAGTTCGAGACCTTTCATCCCACCTTCGCCTACGAGATGATCACCAACACGATAGGTGGCATCTTGCTGTTGTGGGCGGAACGCCGATTCAAGCTGGGCCGGGGCAAGCTGTTCAGCTGTTACATCATCTGGTACACGCTGTGCCGGTTCTTCATCGAGATGGTGCGCATCGATCCGGCAAACGAGATCGGCGGATGGCGCATCAACAACTATGTGTCATTGATCTGCTTCGTCGGCGCGGTCATCCTGCTGATCTGGCAGTTGCGCAAGCGTCCCGGCGTGATGTGGTGGCCCTTCGGGTTCCCCGATGGCGGTGCGGGCCTGTCACCGGCACGTTCCCGTGTGCCGTCAGACGACACCAGCCCGGTCGAGCTCACCGATTCCGATGCTTCCGACATGGCAGGCCCCGAGACTCACCCCGACGACCGGTAGCCGGAGCCGGCCGTGGATCACGTGACGCGCCGCTGCGCCGATTCAGATGGTGTGCCGATGGGCCCGCCGTGGCGCGACGCCTATCCGCGCGATCTCTCAAGCTGACTCGCTTTCGTTACACGCTGTAAAAAATCTGTAACACAGGGGCGTTATTCTCACGCACTGGGCCGCGTCCGTATGCGGTGCCGAGACAGGAGTGCAGATGACCTCGTTTAGTTCAGCACCCGCCAGGCAGGGCCTTTACGATCCGGCCTACGAACACGACGCGTGTGGCTTGGCCTTTGTCGCCAAGCTTGACGGCGCACCCACCCACGGCATAGTGCTCGATGGTTTGACGGCTTTGGCCAACCTCGACCACCGCGGCGCGACCGGCGCCGACGAGGCCGCCGGCGACGGCGCGGGCATCCTGGTCCAGATTCCGGACGCCTTCTTCCGCGACGAGGTCGACTTCCTGCTGCCCGAGCCGGGCGAGTATGCGGTCGGCATGGCATACCTGCCTGAAGACGAAGCCGAACGCGACATGGCGATGATCTCCATCGAGAAGATCGCCCTGGAGGAGCGTCTCAAGGTGCACGGCTGGCGAGACGTGCCGGTCCGAACCGACACCCTGAGCCCCATCTCGCTCGGCGTGATGCCGCACATGGCGCTACTTTTCGTCTCCGATCGCAGCCACGCCGCAGGCATCGATCTCGACCGTCAGGTGTATCCGCTGCGCCGCCGTGCCCGCTTCGAGGCAGGCGTCTACTTCTCGTCGCTGTCGGCCAGGACGCTGGTATACAAGGGCATGCTGACCACCTCCCAGCTTTCCGAGGTGTACCCCGACCTCACCGATGAGCGTTTCGCCTCCGCGCTGGCGCTGGTGCATTCGCGCTTCTCGACCAACACTTTCCCGTCGTGGCCGCTGGCGCACCCCTACCGGATGATCGCGCACAACGGTGAGATCAACACGGTCAAGGGCAACCGCAACTGGATGCGGGCCCGCGAATCGCTGCTGTCGTCCGCGCTGATCCCCGGCGACCTGGAGCGGCTGTTCCCGATCTGCGACGCCCAGGATTCGGACTCCGCGTCCTTCGACCAGGTACTCGAACTGCTGCACCTGGGTGGTCGCTCGCTGCCGCATGCGGTGATGATGATGGTGCCCGAGGCCTGGCAGCACAACGACGACCTGCCGCAGGCTCACCGCGATTTCTTCGACTATCACGCCTGCCTGATGGAGCCCTGGGACGGCCCGGCTTGCATCTGTTTCACCGACGGCTCGCTGATCGGCGCCACGCTCGACCGCAATGGGCTTCGTCCCGCCCGCTACTGGGTGACCGGTGACAAGGTGATCTTCGCCTCCGAGGCGGGCGTGCTCGATGTACCGGCGTCCGAGGTCAAACAGAAGGGCCGTCTGACGCCGGGCCGGATGCTGCTCGTCGACCTGGCCGGTCACCGGTTGATCGATGACCGCGAGATCAAGGATCAGTTGGCCGCCGAACACCCCTACGGCGAGTGGCTCCAGCAGGGCCGCGTGTTCTTGGACGATCTGCCCGAGCGCACCCACATCGTGCACGGCTCCAGTTCGGTAGCCCGCCGCCAGCAGGTCTTCGGCTACTCGCACGAAGACCTCACGATGATCGTCGCGCCGATGGCCAACAGCGGTTCGGAGCCGCTGGGGTCGATGGGCACCGACACTCCGCTGCCGGTGCTGTCAGACAAGCCACGGCCGCTCTTCGACTACTTCAGTCAGCTTTTCGCCCAGGTCACGAACCCGCCGCTGGACGCGATCCGCGAGGAACTGGTCACGTCTCTCGAGGTGCGCTCCGGTCCGCAGGGCAATCTGCTGGAGCCGGACGCAGAATCGGCCAACCAGCTGGTGCTGAGCTCGCCGATCATCGATTCGGAGCAGCTGTCGAAGATCGTCCATCTGGGGGAGCGCGCCGACGATCCGAACGGGCTGACCCGGGTGATCAGCTGCCTGTACGACGCCGCCGGCGGCCCGGACGCGCTGCGTGAGCGGCTGGCCGAGATGCGCGATGAGATCACCGAGGCCGTTGACCAGGGTGCGTTGTACATCGTGCTCAGCGACCGGCACTCCAACGATTCCCGCGCGCCGATTCCGTCGCTGCTGTCGACAGCGAATATGCACCACCACCTGGTGAAGCTGAAGAAGCGCGCCAATATCGGGCTGTTCGTCGAGGCCGGCGACGTGCGCGAGGTGCACCATGTGGCGCTGCTGACCGGCTACGGCGCGGCTGCCATCAACCCATACCTGCTCTTCGAGTCGGCCGAAGACCTGGCCCGCCGCGAGCAGCTGGTCACCGTCACCCCGGAGACTGCGATCCGCAACGTGATCAGCGCCCTGGAGCACGGCCTGCTCAAGGTGATGAGCAAGATGGGCGTCTCGACGATGGCCTCCTATGGAGGTGCCGAGATTTTCGAGGCGGTCGGCCTGAATGCCGAGTTCATGGCCGAGTTCTTCCCGGGCACCAGCTCGCGGATCGAAGGCATCGGCCTGGACGAGATCGCCCGCGACGTGGCCGTGCATCACCGCAACGCCTACCCGGCGACCAACGCGCTGCCGCACCGCACGCTGATCACCGGCGGCCAATACAAGTGGCGCCGCGAAGGCGAGCAGCACCTGTTCGATCCCGAAAGCGTCTTCCGGCTGCAATACGCCACCCGCACCGGACGCTACGACGTCTTCAAGCGCTACTCGGCCAGGGTGGACGACCGGTCGTCCAGGCTGATGACATTGCGCGCCCTGCTGGACCTGAAGCCCGCGGCCGAGCCCATCGACATCGACGAGGTCGAACCGGTATCGGAGATCGTCAAGCGCTTCAGCACCGGCGCCATGAGCTACGGCTCGATCAGCCAGGAAGCCCACGAAACCCTGGCCATCGCGATGAACCGGCTCGGTGCGCGCTCGAACACCGGCGAGGGCGGCGAAGATCCGGAACGGTTGCACGACCCGGAGCGCTGCTCGGCGATCAAGCAGGTCGCCTCCGGCAGGTTCGGCGTGACCTCCGAATACCTGAGCTATGCCCGCGATCTGCAGATCAAGATGGCTCAGGGCGCCAAGCCCGGCGAGGGCGGCCAGCTGCCCGGCCCGAAGGTCTATCCGTGGATCGCCCGCACCAGGCATTCGACTCCCGGCATCGGGCTGATCAGCCCGCCGCCGCACCACGACATCTACTCGATCGAGGATCTCAAGCAGCTGATTCACGACCTGAAGTGCGCCAACCCGAGCGCTCGGGTGCACGTCAAGCTGGTGTCCGAGATCGGGGTTGGCACGGTGGCGGCAGGCGTCAGCAAGGCCAAGGCCGACGTGGTGCTGATCTCCGGCCATGACGGCGGAACCGGCGCCGCCTCGCTCACCTCGATCAAGCACGCCGGCGGTCCGTGGGAGCTCGGCCTGGCCGAGACCCAGCAGACGCTGCTGCTCAACGGGCTGCGTGATCGCATCGTCGTGCAGTGTGACGGCCAGCTGAAGACCGGACGCGATGTCATCGTCGCCGCCCTGCTGGGCGCCGAGGAGTTCGGTTTCGCGACCACCGCGCTGGTCACTACCGGCTGCATCCTGATGAGGGTCTGCCACAAGGACACCTGTCCGGTGGGTGTGGCGACCCAGAATCCGGAGCTGCGCGCGAAGTTCGAAGGCAAACCCGAGTACGTGATCAACTTCATGGAGTTCATCGCCCAGGAGGTGCGGGAATATCTGGCGATGCTCGGCTTCCGCACCCTCGAGGCGGCGGTCGGACGCGTCGACAAGCTGGAGACCCGTAAGGCCGTCGAGCACTACAAGGCGAAGGGACTCGACCTATCGCCGGTGCTGCATCAGGTCGAGGTTCCTGAGGGAACCGTGCGACACCACCGCATCGCGCAGGATCACGAACTGGACAAGTCGATCGACGTCGAGATGATCCAGATCGCCCGGCCTGCACTGGCCACCGGTGAGCCGGTGGCCGCTGTGCTGCCGATCAGCAACATCCGGCGCACCGTCGGCACTACGCTCGGTCACGAGGTCACCATGGCGACCGAAGGCCGAGGCCTTCCCGACGACACCATCCGCTTCGAATTCATCGGCACGGCGGGGCAGAGCTTCGGGGCATTCTTGCCCAGGGGTGTCAGCCTGCTGCTGACCGGTGACGCCAACGACTACCTGGCCAAGGGGCTGTCCGGTGGCAAGGTGGCGGTTCGGGCCGATCCGGCGTCCACCTTTGATGCCGGCACTCAGATTATCGCCGGAAACGTGATCGGCTACGGTGCCACCTCGGGTGAGATCTTGCTGAACGGGGTGGTGGGCGAGCGGTTCTGCGTCCGCAACTCGGGTGCCACGGCCGTGGTCGAGGGCGTGGGCGACCACGGTCTCGAATACATGACCGGCGGCGAGGCGTTGATCATCGGCTCTACCGGACGCAACCTGGCGGCCGGCATGTCCGGCGGCACGGCCTGGGTGCTCGACATGCGTCCTGAGGTGCTGAACGGCGAATACGTGGACGCGGTGCCGATGACCGAGGCCGACATAGAACGGGTCGTCGAACTGTTGAAGCGGCATCTGGAGGTGACCGGTTCGAAGCGGGCGTCCGAATTGCTCGATATGCCCCGGGCACAGCTGGCCGCCCGGTTCACCAAACTCGAGCCTCGCGACTTTGCCCGCGTGATGCGCGTACAGGCCGAAGCCACCGCCGAGGGCCTGCCCATAACGAAAGTGACCGATCGCATGATGGAGGCTGCTCGTGGCTGATCCGACTGGATTCATGACGACTCCCCGCGAGGTCGCCGCCCGGCGTCCCGTGGAGCAGCGCGTCGAGGACTGGAACGAGGTGTACCCGGGCACCCCGGGTATCTCTCTGCTGCCGATCATCGTCAAGCAGGCCGGACGTTGTATGGATTGCGGCATCCCGTTCTGCCACAGTGGGTGCCCGCTGGGCAACCTGATTCCGGAATGGAACGATCTGCTGTGGCGCGACGAGTGGCAGGACGCGCTGGAACGGCTGCATGCCACCAACAACTTCCCGGAATTCACCGGCCGGCTGTGCCCGGCTCCCTGCGAGACGGCCTGCGTGGAGGGCATCAACCGCGACCCGGTGACCATCAAGAACGTCGAGGTCGCGCTGATCGACAAGGGCTGGGCCGACCGCCGCGTCACCCCGCAGCCACCGAACTGGCACACCCTGAAGACGGTCGCCGTGGTTGGCTCCGGGCCGTCGGGCCTGGCTGTCGCGCAGCAGCTCACCAGGGCCGGCCACACGGTGGTCGTCTACGAGCGGGCCGACGCCATCGGCGGGCTGCTGCGCTATGGCATCCCCAACTTCAAGATGGAGAAGTCGGTTCTCGATCGCAGGCTCAAGCAGATGGTCTTGGAGGGCACCACCTTCAAACCGTCGACCAGGATCGGTGACGACATCACCGGCGAGCAACTGCTGGAGCGGTTCGA contains:
- the gltB gene encoding glutamate synthase large subunit, with translation MTSFSSAPARQGLYDPAYEHDACGLAFVAKLDGAPTHGIVLDGLTALANLDHRGATGADEAAGDGAGILVQIPDAFFRDEVDFLLPEPGEYAVGMAYLPEDEAERDMAMISIEKIALEERLKVHGWRDVPVRTDTLSPISLGVMPHMALLFVSDRSHAAGIDLDRQVYPLRRRARFEAGVYFSSLSARTLVYKGMLTTSQLSEVYPDLTDERFASALALVHSRFSTNTFPSWPLAHPYRMIAHNGEINTVKGNRNWMRARESLLSSALIPGDLERLFPICDAQDSDSASFDQVLELLHLGGRSLPHAVMMMVPEAWQHNDDLPQAHRDFFDYHACLMEPWDGPACICFTDGSLIGATLDRNGLRPARYWVTGDKVIFASEAGVLDVPASEVKQKGRLTPGRMLLVDLAGHRLIDDREIKDQLAAEHPYGEWLQQGRVFLDDLPERTHIVHGSSSVARRQQVFGYSHEDLTMIVAPMANSGSEPLGSMGTDTPLPVLSDKPRPLFDYFSQLFAQVTNPPLDAIREELVTSLEVRSGPQGNLLEPDAESANQLVLSSPIIDSEQLSKIVHLGERADDPNGLTRVISCLYDAAGGPDALRERLAEMRDEITEAVDQGALYIVLSDRHSNDSRAPIPSLLSTANMHHHLVKLKKRANIGLFVEAGDVREVHHVALLTGYGAAAINPYLLFESAEDLARREQLVTVTPETAIRNVISALEHGLLKVMSKMGVSTMASYGGAEIFEAVGLNAEFMAEFFPGTSSRIEGIGLDEIARDVAVHHRNAYPATNALPHRTLITGGQYKWRREGEQHLFDPESVFRLQYATRTGRYDVFKRYSARVDDRSSRLMTLRALLDLKPAAEPIDIDEVEPVSEIVKRFSTGAMSYGSISQEAHETLAIAMNRLGARSNTGEGGEDPERLHDPERCSAIKQVASGRFGVTSEYLSYARDLQIKMAQGAKPGEGGQLPGPKVYPWIARTRHSTPGIGLISPPPHHDIYSIEDLKQLIHDLKCANPSARVHVKLVSEIGVGTVAAGVSKAKADVVLISGHDGGTGAASLTSIKHAGGPWELGLAETQQTLLLNGLRDRIVVQCDGQLKTGRDVIVAALLGAEEFGFATTALVTTGCILMRVCHKDTCPVGVATQNPELRAKFEGKPEYVINFMEFIAQEVREYLAMLGFRTLEAAVGRVDKLETRKAVEHYKAKGLDLSPVLHQVEVPEGTVRHHRIAQDHELDKSIDVEMIQIARPALATGEPVAAVLPISNIRRTVGTTLGHEVTMATEGRGLPDDTIRFEFIGTAGQSFGAFLPRGVSLLLTGDANDYLAKGLSGGKVAVRADPASTFDAGTQIIAGNVIGYGATSGEILLNGVVGERFCVRNSGATAVVEGVGDHGLEYMTGGEALIIGSTGRNLAAGMSGGTAWVLDMRPEVLNGEYVDAVPMTEADIERVVELLKRHLEVTGSKRASELLDMPRAQLAARFTKLEPRDFARVMRVQAEATAEGLPITKVTDRMMEAARG